The following coding sequences are from one Methanohalophilus halophilus window:
- a CDS encoding HisA/HisF-related TIM barrel protein, protein MFRIVFVLDIYNGIAVHARGGDRKNYQAVHLSSQVCEISSPCGIIETLNPREVYIADLNILQGEGKNKENIDELKSLSSKSNVMLDVGVERQEDADKWLRIADTLVLGTETASMDVIRKLAARHPGRISVSIDRKNGQLLSKSSDIPENPNLAIEIFNELPLKDIIYLDLDRVGTSSGMDIDMLSRLAKISCHPLLLGGGVRDMTDIAELKNAGISGALVATAVHKQVIPVKQLR, encoded by the coding sequence ATGTTTCGAATTGTCTTTGTATTGGATATATATAATGGTATTGCAGTCCATGCCCGGGGAGGAGACCGGAAAAACTACCAGGCGGTTCATCTGTCCAGTCAGGTATGTGAAATCTCCAGTCCCTGTGGTATAATTGAAACTCTCAATCCGCGGGAAGTCTATATTGCCGACCTCAATATCCTGCAGGGGGAAGGGAAAAACAAAGAGAATATTGATGAATTAAAATCTCTTTCATCAAAATCTAATGTCATGTTGGATGTCGGTGTAGAAAGGCAGGAGGATGCGGATAAATGGCTGCGAATTGCAGACACCCTTGTGCTGGGTACTGAAACGGCTTCAATGGATGTGATCAGGAAGCTGGCTGCCAGACACCCGGGCCGCATAAGTGTGAGCATAGATCGCAAAAATGGTCAATTACTGTCTAAATCATCGGATATCCCTGAAAATCCTAATCTGGCAATAGAAATATTCAATGAGTTGCCCCTGAAAGACATAATTTATCTTGATCTGGACCGTGTAGGCACTTCTTCAGGGATGGACATTGACATGCTTTCCCGTCTTGCAAAAATATCCTGCCATCCTCTTCTGCTGGGGGGCGGTGTGCGGGATATGACAGATATTGCAGAACTTAAAAACGCCGGGATTTCAGGTGCACTTGTTGCCACAGCAGTGCACAAACAAGTTATACCAGTAAAACAACTACGATAA